The sequence below is a genomic window from Thermodesulfovibrionales bacterium.
GTTGGTGTAGAGGACCTCATGCCTGCAGAACTCTCAGGAGGTATGCGTAAAAGGGTGGGTCTTGCAAGGGCAATTGCCCATGACCCTGAGATACTTCTCTATGATGAACCCACAACAGGCCTTGACCCCATAATGGCAGATGCAATAAATGACCTGATAGTTGACCTTAAAAATAAGTTGAATGTCACATCAGTAGCAATTACCCATGATATGAACAGTGCTTACAAGATAGCTGACAGGATAGCAATGCTCTATGAAGGAAAGATCATAGAGGTAGGCACTCCTTATGAGATAAAGAACACATCAAATCCTGTTGTAAGACAGTTCATAACAGGAAGTGCAAAAGGACCTATAAAGATAGAGGGAGTTACTGATGGATAAATCTGCTGAATTCAAGGTAGGGGTCTTCACTTTAATTGTCCTTCTTGTAATTGCCTTTTTTACTTTCAGGATAGGTGGATTTGACTGGCTTTATAAAAAAAGGGAATACACGCTCTATGTGTATTTCAGAAATATTGGAAATCTTGATGATAAATCCCAAGTAAGGATTGCTGGTGTTACTGTTGGAAAAATAAATAAAATAGAACTCTCGGACAACATGGCAAAGATCACTATTGGTATCCATGAGGGAATAAAAATTCCTGCTGATTCTGTAGCCACAATAAGGTCAACAGGACTCCTTGGAGATAGATATCTTGAGATAAGACCTGGAAGAGATCAGGTTTATCTCAGAGAGGGTGATACAGTAAGAAATGTAGAAGAGATGGCTGATATGGATGAGATGCTGAGGAAACTTTCAAATGTCTCAGAAAATGTTGACAAACTAATCTCCTCAGCGAACGAAGTCTTTGGAAGTGAGGAATCAAAAGAGGCATTGAAAGAATCTATAATAAATCTGAGAGATATAACTGCCAGTCTCAGGGATGCCATATCAAGAAATGACAGAAGGCTTGAACAGCTTATGGCAAAACTTGAAGACCTTGCAGATTCCTTAAAGGGCATGATCGATGAAAACCGGGAACCCCTTAAAAGAACTATTGCAAAGGCACCAGAGGTTGTTGAAGATCTCAAGAATACAACCAGTGAACTTAAATCAATGATAGAAGAAAACAGGGCCAATATCAGAGCAACAACAGAACAGATGAGCAAAATAACAACAGATATTCAGGAAGGAAAGGGTACACTAGGCAAACTCATGAAGGACGAAAGACTCTATGAAAGCCTGAATAAGGCAGCTGAAGGTGTAAACCGGACAATAACAAGAATAGAAAGGTTCCGTACTTTCATAACCTTTCAGGGAGATTATCTCTTTGAACCGAAAGATACAAAGGGATATTTTAATATAACCCTCCAGCCGACTCCTGAAAAATACTATATCCTCGGTATAGTGAGCGACCCTATAGGAAAGGTTACAACCACAGAGACAGTAACAAGAACAGATGGCACGACAGTAGTAACAAAAAAAGAGGAGATAGAAAAGAAGATAGAATTTACTGCCCAGTTTGGTAGGAGATTCAAGAACACTGCCCTCAGGTTTGGACTTACAGAAAGCACCTTTGGAGTGGGAATAGACCAGTTCTTCATGGACGACAGGCTCAGGCTTTCAGTGGATGCCTGGGACTTTGGTGGAGATGAGGCAGGAGCAAAATCTCCCCATGTTAGGACAGCTGCTGAATATGTTATATTTAAAAACTTCTTCCTCACAGCAGGATATGACAATATATTTAACTCCCGCTGGAGGGGACCTTTTATTGGTGGTGGTGTAAGATTTGAGGATGAGGACTTTAAGTATATCTTTGGCACAGTGCCAAAGGTGCCTCAGTAAAAGTAATACCTGAAGTGATTTTAGAATCACTCTTCAGGTTGGTAAAGGAAGGTCATAGATGACAGCAAAAAAAAACATAGATATCGGCAGACTCTTACTCGAAGAAGGGCTTATCTCCAGTGATACTCTCACAAGGGCACTTGAGCTCCAGACAGAGGCTCCTGATAAAAAAATCGGAGAGATACTGGTAGAGATAGGAGTTCCAGAAGAGTTCGTTCTTCAGGGGCTTTCAAAAAAACTGGGGCTTGCTTATGTGGACAGGACCTCTTTTCCTGAAACCCTGCCTGTTGAGCTATCCTTTGAATTCATGAAAAACTGCCTTATCCTGCCCTTGAGATTTGAGAATGGAAGATTGCAGGTCGCTATGGCAGATCCCGAAGATAAAGAGGTTATAGATAATCTAAAGGCATCCCTGGGATGTGCTGTAGAACCCTTTATTGCAAGCAAAAATTCTATTATTGAGCATCTTGAAAGACTCTCAAAGATAAAAGAGTCAACAGTAAGTGAGATAATGGTAAATATGGAAGAGATAGCTGAAGAAATACCGGAAGAACTTAATCATCTTAAAGGAATGGCACAGGAAAAGGGTGTAATAAGACTTGTTGATCTGCTCATAGAAAAAGCGGTCAATGAAAGAGCAAGTGACATTCATATTGAACCTGAAGAAACTCGACTAAGGGTTCGTTACAGGATAGATGGGATCCTCTATGACAGGGAATTCCTTCCAAGGAAGATGCAGCCAGCAATAACATCAAGGATAAAGCTCCTGAGCCAGATGAACATTGCCGAGAGAAGGCTCCCCCAGGACGGAAGAATAAAGGGCACTTATGGAGGAAGACCCATTGATATCAGGGTATCCACAATCCCTACTGTATATGGTGAAAGTATAGTTATGAGACTCCTTGATAAGGAGACAGCGTTCCTGACCCTTGAAGAGCTCGGAATGGATCCAGAGACACTTAAAAAATATGAATCTCTTATCCAGAGACCCTATGGCATGATACTCATAACAGGTCCAACTGGAAGCGGTAAGACCACTACACTCTATGCCTCCCTTGACAGGATAAATTCTCCTGACAAGAAGATAATCACTATAGAAGAACCTGTTGAGTACCTTATGAAGGGAATAAATCAGATACAGGTCAAACCAAAGATAGGGCTCACCTTTGCAAGTGGTCTTAGACACATAGTTAGGCAGGACCCTGATGTAATTATGGTCGGAGAGATAAGAGACCTGGAGACAGCAGGCATTGCAATCCATGCAGCCCTCACAGGCCATCTAATCTTCAGCACACTGCACACAAATGATGCACCTGGAGCAATGACAAGACTGATGGACATGGGCGTTGAGAACTATCTTGTATCCTCGACCCTAATAGGCGTTGTTGCCCAGAGGCTTGTAAGAAGGATATGTACTTCCTGCAGGGTAGAATACCGTGTGCCGGAGGAGCTGAAGAAGGAGCTCAGAATAAATCAGGATATCCTCTGGAGAGGTACAGGATGTGAAAAGTGCTCAAACACAGGTTACAGAGGAAGAATAGGCATATTTGAACTCCTTGTAGTTAATGATGAAATAAGAAATATGATCATGGCAAAGGCAACCTCAAGGGAAATGAGGGAAAAGGCCATAAGCCTTGGAATGAAGACCCTGAGACAGGATGGAATTGAAAAGGTAACAAAGGGTATAACAACAGCAGAGGAGGTCCTCAGGGTAACTCAGCAGGACATAGAGTGAAATGGTTAATTATATAAGAAAGGAAAATGGCATTGTCCTTGTGGTGGTTCTTTTTGTAATAATAATACTTATTATCCTTGGCCTCAATCTTTCATATTCCACAAGATTCGGCCTGATGAGTACGAAGAACATGAAGGAGGGCACATCTCTACGTTATGCAATGCTTGGAGCCTTCAGTGAAGCGTTAGCCTATATTGCCAGTGATAAAGATCCTGCTGTGGACTATGTGGATGAAAAGGGCATTCTCCACATTGATGACAGAGAACCTTTCCCGCAGCAAAAGGAATATAATGGTATTAAATTAGATGTAATAATAACAGATGAAGAAGGCAGGCTTAATATCAATATGCTAAATGACCAGCAACTCAGAAGTCTTCTTAAATATGCCGGTGTTCCCGATGACAGGTTACAGATAATAATAGACTCCCTAAGGGACTGGATAGATCCTGATGACCTTCACAGACTCTCAGGAGCGGAGAAGGAATATTATGAAAATCTTGAAATACCCTACAGACCTAAAAACCAGGTATTAAGTGTACCTGAAGAACTACTTCTTATAAGAGAATTTAAAAAAGATTATTTTTACGGTTCAGAAGAAAATAGAGGGATAAAGGACTTTATAACCACCTTCAGTGGCGGAAGATTAAATATAAATACTGTGTCCAGAGAACTTATGGAGGTCCTAGGACTCGGAAGGATAGATTCAGATACTATAATATTTCAGAGAAATAGCCTGAGAGGTTACAGGTCCATACCACCACACCTAACGGCACTCTTCAGGGCAACATCATCAAATGTATTCAGAATAGAGATAACACAAAAGGACTCAGGCGAAAAGATCGTTGCAGTTATTCAGAGAATCCCTGCAAAATCAGGTTATATGATAAAAACACTTTACTGGAATGAAAAGAGGATATGAACATCCTTTCTCTTGACATAAGGCAGAATGAGATTAATTACGCAATTTACAGAAAAACCTTTTCTCCCCTTTATTTTATTACAGGCAATCCATTCGCTTTTCCATTGTTTATCAAAGAAATTAAAAGAGGAAACACCAGATGGGAAGACCTTCCATCAATAATTGAAGGTCTTAAAAAAGAACCTTTAGACTGCATGATCCTCGGCCTACCTTTTTATAAATTCAATCACCACATCATTGACCTCCCTTTAAGATCAGAAAAGGAGATAAAAACAGCCCTAGCCTTTGAACTGGAAAAAAAGCTTCCCCTTCCTGTTGACCAGTATTTATACAATTTTACTTTTCTTAAAAAAACAGGGCAAGGCTCTACCCTTCTCTGCCTCTCTATAAGGAAGGAGCATCTTCTCAACATAATAGAGCCACTCAGAAACACAGCGATTCCAGTGGCAGGTATATCTTGTACCTTTACAACAGAGATAATCCACATAGCAAGGAAAAACAGAGGCAGGTTAATAATGGCACAGCAGGATGGAGAATATATATACCTTGCCTGTCTTCTTGATTCAGAAATAAAGGCCCTGAGACTCATAAGAAGAGATGAAGAAATAGAATATCCCTTTGGTTTCCAGGACCCTTCAATACCGGCATATCTTCTCAGATCTCCAAATATTAAACCTTCAGGTCTTTCAGAAGAACGAGATGAGAGATTAAAACACTATCAGACAATAGAGTTGAACCCCACAGAATTAATCATAAAAACACCAAAGCATCTCCAGTTTATTCCTGATGATCTCGCTATGCCTTTCAGGGACATACGGCTTAAGGTTGCTGGCGCTATTTCAGGTACAGCTGTAATAATATTCCTGCTCACAGACCTTTTAGCCCTATATAAAGAAAAAAGGGCATATGAACATTTTACAAACCTTGTAAGTGAAATTAAAGAGCTTAGAAGCACTGGCCCTCTTGAAGAACGGTCACTTCTTATTAACAGATATTCACAGCTTAAAACAGATACATTCAATATTCTCTCAGCACTCAGAAGAACATTACCCCGGGGAACAATCCTGAGCTCTGTAAACATAGATATCCAGAACAGATTACTTGAAATAGAAGGAAGGAGCTCAAGCTCTTCTTCTGTGCTTCAGGCCCTTGAAAGCTCCGGTTTTTTTAAAAATATCTCCTATTCAGGGGCAATAACAGTTAAAGAAGGAAAAGAGGTCTTCAGGTTCAGGATGGAGATAAAATGAGAAGGAATATACTCTTTTTACTGCTGGGAGCAACCATAGTATTGATACTTCACAATTACATTGAAGACAGAAGACAGGAGCTTCAAGAAGAGATATTTAAAATTCAGAAAAGGCTCACCAGAGCTGCTGAACGACAGTCCTCAGCTGAAACAGAAAAAAATAATGTTCAAAGAACTAGACTTTTTGATGCTTCCTCCTCAACTCGAGCTCTATCGGAGCTCCAGGCATTTATAACAGATACAGCAAAGGCATCAGGAATAGAAATCCT
It includes:
- a CDS encoding ABC transporter ATP-binding protein; translation: MIEIKELYKSFGPKEVLKGVNLTIEKGESMVIIGGSGSGKSVLLKHIIGLLRPDTGSIFIEGLDVTKLNEKDLYKVRKKFGMLFQGAALFDSLRVWENVSFFLIRHRRISEKRAREIAIEKLRLVGLVGVEDLMPAELSGGMRKRVGLARAIAHDPEILLYDEPTTGLDPIMADAINDLIVDLKNKLNVTSVAITHDMNSAYKIADRIAMLYEGKIIEVGTPYEIKNTSNPVVRQFITGSAKGPIKIEGVTDG
- a CDS encoding MCE family protein, whose protein sequence is MDKSAEFKVGVFTLIVLLVIAFFTFRIGGFDWLYKKREYTLYVYFRNIGNLDDKSQVRIAGVTVGKINKIELSDNMAKITIGIHEGIKIPADSVATIRSTGLLGDRYLEIRPGRDQVYLREGDTVRNVEEMADMDEMLRKLSNVSENVDKLISSANEVFGSEESKEALKESIINLRDITASLRDAISRNDRRLEQLMAKLEDLADSLKGMIDENREPLKRTIAKAPEVVEDLKNTTSELKSMIEENRANIRATTEQMSKITTDIQEGKGTLGKLMKDERLYESLNKAAEGVNRTITRIERFRTFITFQGDYLFEPKDTKGYFNITLQPTPEKYYILGIVSDPIGKVTTTETVTRTDGTTVVTKKEEIEKKIEFTAQFGRRFKNTALRFGLTESTFGVGIDQFFMDDRLRLSVDAWDFGGDEAGAKSPHVRTAAEYVIFKNFFLTAGYDNIFNSRWRGPFIGGGVRFEDEDFKYIFGTVPKVPQ
- the gspE gene encoding type II secretion system ATPase GspE produces the protein MTAKKNIDIGRLLLEEGLISSDTLTRALELQTEAPDKKIGEILVEIGVPEEFVLQGLSKKLGLAYVDRTSFPETLPVELSFEFMKNCLILPLRFENGRLQVAMADPEDKEVIDNLKASLGCAVEPFIASKNSIIEHLERLSKIKESTVSEIMVNMEEIAEEIPEELNHLKGMAQEKGVIRLVDLLIEKAVNERASDIHIEPEETRLRVRYRIDGILYDREFLPRKMQPAITSRIKLLSQMNIAERRLPQDGRIKGTYGGRPIDIRVSTIPTVYGESIVMRLLDKETAFLTLEELGMDPETLKKYESLIQRPYGMILITGPTGSGKTTTLYASLDRINSPDKKIITIEEPVEYLMKGINQIQVKPKIGLTFASGLRHIVRQDPDVIMVGEIRDLETAGIAIHAALTGHLIFSTLHTNDAPGAMTRLMDMGVENYLVSSTLIGVVAQRLVRRICTSCRVEYRVPEELKKELRINQDILWRGTGCEKCSNTGYRGRIGIFELLVVNDEIRNMIMAKATSREMREKAISLGMKTLRQDGIEKVTKGITTAEEVLRVTQQDIE
- a CDS encoding general secretion pathway protein GspK → MVNYIRKENGIVLVVVLFVIIILIILGLNLSYSTRFGLMSTKNMKEGTSLRYAMLGAFSEALAYIASDKDPAVDYVDEKGILHIDDREPFPQQKEYNGIKLDVIITDEEGRLNINMLNDQQLRSLLKYAGVPDDRLQIIIDSLRDWIDPDDLHRLSGAEKEYYENLEIPYRPKNQVLSVPEELLLIREFKKDYFYGSEENRGIKDFITTFSGGRLNINTVSRELMEVLGLGRIDSDTIIFQRNSLRGYRSIPPHLTALFRATSSNVFRIEITQKDSGEKIVAVIQRIPAKSGYMIKTLYWNEKRI
- a CDS encoding PilN domain-containing protein, translating into MNILSLDIRQNEINYAIYRKTFSPLYFITGNPFAFPLFIKEIKRGNTRWEDLPSIIEGLKKEPLDCMILGLPFYKFNHHIIDLPLRSEKEIKTALAFELEKKLPLPVDQYLYNFTFLKKTGQGSTLLCLSIRKEHLLNIIEPLRNTAIPVAGISCTFTTEIIHIARKNRGRLIMAQQDGEYIYLACLLDSEIKALRLIRRDEEIEYPFGFQDPSIPAYLLRSPNIKPSGLSEERDERLKHYQTIELNPTELIIKTPKHLQFIPDDLAMPFRDIRLKVAGAISGTAVIIFLLTDLLALYKEKRAYEHFTNLVSEIKELRSTGPLEERSLLINRYSQLKTDTFNILSALRRTLPRGTILSSVNIDIQNRLLEIEGRSSSSSSVLQALESSGFFKNISYSGAITVKEGKEVFRFRMEIK
- the pilO gene encoding type 4a pilus biogenesis protein PilO, whose protein sequence is MRRNILFLLLGATIVLILHNYIEDRRQELQEEIFKIQKRLTRAAERQSSAETEKNNVQRTRLFDASSSTRALSELQAFITDTAKASGIEILSVRPSPVIKYTYHEGVVLYLEAKGDAQDIEKFLERIHSAQRAFFITKLILNHASSENPGELKLTMEIAGLRTL